From Gimesia panareensis, the proteins below share one genomic window:
- a CDS encoding prolyl oligopeptidase family serine peptidase produces MPHYHPARYLFVFCCLLSAPLSLLSAAEPDLQASLKQPILDKDQPWKEVQAYIAPKVPGMPEVSSVDEWEKTIGRIRKDVLDKVVYRGEAAKWRDTKLNVVWGETIPGGPEYKIQKLRFEAVPGLWVPALLYIPNELTGKVPVVMNVNGHDRKDGKAADYKQVRCINQAKRGMLALNVEWLGMGQLGSPGFTHYKMNQLDLCGTSGLAPFYLAMKKGLDVLLAHPHADPKRVAVAGLSGGGWQTIFISSLDERVTLSNPVAGYSSFLTRDYHTKDLGDSEQTPNDLALYADYTHLTAMRAPRPTLLTNNSKDNCCFEAGYAQPPLLKAAFPIFKLYDKEENLQKHINDDPGTHNFLQDNREALYRMLSAHFSEPGKPLPVKEIPCDEELKTAEELKVELPADNADFHTLALQLSQNLPRSAKKTTPEQQREALKKLISATQSKVSGTKVDQKTEGDTKVTFWKLKVDQDWTVPAVEFSRSPAKSTTIVVADAGRQSLATAVEKLLAEGQNVLAVDPFYFGESKISQRDFLYGLLVAAVGERPLGIQASQLAGISRWLKSDQKQSTVQIQAVGPRSSLFTLIAADIEPEAISNVSLQDSFGSLKEILEQDKAVSQAPELFCFGLLKAFDIKDLVELAGRDRVTFLSPSERVKRELSQVKIQKDVDYLGAGRKEKLDLYLPDPHFRKGPYPAVVIIHGGGWHGGDKGARREINIGTNLAKAGYVCASINYQLAKKQSRFTDNLKQVWPGHLQDCKTAVRFLRKNADKYQIDADHIGAIGGSAGGHLVAMLAVTGDDPQLEPKEPYAGFSSRIQAVVPMYGVHDLITLARSRDLLNSFSDEEKALSKQASAVTHISNDDPPFLILHGTRDALVPVAQSELLQAALKKGGIPAELIIIEGAPHSFHLQPKQRDLRPAVIGFFDQHLKPKK; encoded by the coding sequence ATGCCACACTATCACCCTGCCCGCTACCTGTTCGTTTTCTGCTGCCTGCTGTCAGCGCCGCTCTCGCTCCTGTCGGCAGCCGAACCCGACCTGCAGGCCTCGCTGAAACAACCGATTCTCGACAAGGACCAGCCGTGGAAAGAGGTCCAGGCTTATATCGCTCCCAAAGTTCCCGGCATGCCCGAAGTCAGCAGCGTCGACGAATGGGAAAAGACCATTGGCCGCATCCGCAAAGATGTGCTGGACAAAGTCGTCTATCGCGGCGAAGCAGCCAAATGGCGTGACACCAAACTGAACGTCGTCTGGGGAGAAACCATTCCCGGCGGCCCCGAATACAAAATCCAGAAGCTCCGCTTCGAAGCCGTCCCCGGACTCTGGGTTCCCGCCCTGCTCTATATCCCCAATGAACTGACAGGCAAAGTTCCCGTTGTGATGAATGTCAACGGGCACGACCGCAAAGACGGGAAAGCCGCCGACTACAAACAGGTCCGCTGCATCAACCAGGCCAAGCGGGGTATGCTCGCTCTCAACGTCGAATGGCTCGGCATGGGCCAGCTCGGCTCTCCCGGCTTCACCCATTACAAAATGAACCAGCTCGACCTGTGCGGCACCAGCGGGCTCGCTCCCTTTTATCTCGCGATGAAAAAAGGACTCGACGTTCTGCTCGCGCATCCTCATGCGGACCCCAAACGCGTCGCGGTCGCCGGCCTCTCCGGGGGCGGCTGGCAAACGATCTTCATCAGTTCCCTTGATGAACGGGTCACACTCTCTAATCCGGTCGCCGGGTATTCCAGCTTCCTCACGCGTGACTATCACACCAAAGACCTGGGTGATTCCGAACAGACACCCAACGACCTGGCCCTCTACGCCGACTACACCCACCTCACCGCAATGCGGGCTCCCCGTCCGACATTATTGACCAACAACTCGAAAGATAACTGCTGCTTCGAAGCGGGATACGCCCAGCCTCCACTGCTCAAAGCCGCCTTCCCGATCTTCAAGCTGTACGACAAAGAAGAAAATCTGCAGAAGCACATCAACGACGATCCCGGCACGCACAACTTCCTCCAGGACAACCGCGAAGCACTCTATCGCATGCTTTCGGCGCACTTCTCCGAACCTGGCAAACCGCTGCCGGTTAAAGAAATCCCCTGCGATGAGGAACTCAAAACCGCCGAGGAACTAAAGGTCGAACTCCCCGCCGACAATGCCGACTTCCACACCCTGGCCCTCCAACTCAGCCAGAACCTGCCTCGCTCCGCAAAGAAAACCACACCCGAACAGCAGCGGGAAGCACTCAAAAAACTGATCTCCGCAACTCAATCCAAAGTGTCTGGAACTAAGGTCGACCAGAAAACAGAGGGTGACACAAAAGTCACTTTCTGGAAACTGAAAGTCGATCAGGACTGGACTGTCCCCGCTGTCGAATTCTCACGCAGCCCTGCGAAATCGACAACGATCGTCGTCGCAGACGCTGGAAGACAAAGCCTGGCGACGGCAGTAGAAAAGCTACTGGCAGAGGGACAGAACGTGCTCGCCGTCGATCCCTTCTATTTTGGAGAATCGAAAATCAGTCAGCGTGACTTCCTGTATGGTCTGCTCGTCGCAGCCGTCGGAGAACGCCCCCTGGGCATCCAGGCCAGCCAGCTTGCCGGCATTTCCCGCTGGTTGAAGTCCGACCAGAAACAGTCCACCGTTCAGATTCAGGCAGTCGGCCCACGCAGCAGCCTGTTCACACTCATCGCTGCGGATATCGAACCCGAGGCCATCTCGAACGTCAGCCTGCAGGATTCGTTCGGCTCTCTCAAAGAGATCCTCGAACAGGACAAAGCCGTCAGCCAGGCACCGGAACTCTTCTGCTTCGGCCTGCTCAAAGCATTCGATATCAAAGACCTCGTCGAACTCGCCGGCCGTGATCGCGTCACCTTCCTCTCCCCCTCCGAACGGGTCAAACGCGAACTCTCCCAGGTCAAGATTCAGAAAGACGTCGACTATCTGGGCGCGGGCCGAAAAGAAAAACTCGACCTCTATCTCCCCGATCCCCACTTCCGGAAAGGCCCTTACCCTGCCGTCGTCATCATTCATGGCGGGGGCTGGCACGGCGGTGACAAAGGCGCCCGCCGCGAAATCAACATCGGCACCAACCTGGCCAAAGCAGGCTACGTCTGTGCCAGCATCAATTATCAGCTCGCGAAAAAACAGTCCCGCTTCACCGACAACCTCAAACAGGTCTGGCCCGGTCATCTGCAGGATTGTAAAACCGCCGTTCGCTTCCTGCGAAAGAACGCTGATAAATACCAGATCGACGCCGATCACATCGGGGCCATCGGCGGTTCCGCCGGCGGACATCTGGTCGCAATGCTGGCTGTCACCGGCGATGATCCCCAACTCGAACCCAAAGAACCCTACGCCGGCTTTTCATCCCGCATTCAGGCCGTCGTTCCCATGTATGGCGTACACGATCTGATCACCCTGGCCAGATCACGCGACCTGCTCAATTCCTTCTCGGATGAAGAAAAGGCACTCAGCAAACAGGCTTCCGCGGTCACGCATATTTCCAACGATGATCCCCCCTTCCTGATTCTGCACGGCACCCGCGATGCGCTCGTCCCCGTGGCACAGTCCGAACTCCTGCAGGCTGCGCTCAAAAAAGGAGGCATCCCGGCAGAGCTGATCATCATCGAAGGCGCTCCGCACAGCTTCCATCTGCAACCCAAACAGCGCGACCTCCGCCCCGCTGTCATTGGCTTCTTTGATCAACACCTCAAACCCAAAAAGTAA
- a CDS encoding metal ABC transporter ATP-binding protein, whose translation MNTSESQNPLPQSGLSPTEIPLSVYDLTVAYHRKPVIWDVSFDIPPGKLVGIVGPNGAGKSTLIKTIMELIPKASGRVNIFGKPYQKNRHRVGYVPQRESVDWDFPVDALDVVTMGLYREIGWCLPVRKKHRERALDALERVGIADYARRQISQLSGGQQQRTFLARALVQDADLYLMDEPFAAVDAATEKAIVKILQEMKQAGKTALVIHHDLQTVPEYFDYVILLNMRVIDHGPTADVFTPENLQKTYGGRLTLLEEATETMRRREQSL comes from the coding sequence ATGAATACATCTGAAAGCCAGAATCCGTTACCGCAATCAGGACTGTCCCCGACGGAGATTCCTCTTTCCGTCTATGACCTCACTGTCGCCTATCACCGCAAACCCGTGATCTGGGACGTGAGCTTCGACATTCCCCCAGGCAAACTGGTCGGGATCGTCGGCCCCAACGGCGCTGGCAAAAGTACGCTGATCAAAACCATCATGGAACTGATCCCCAAGGCCTCCGGCCGGGTCAACATCTTCGGAAAACCCTATCAGAAAAATCGACACCGCGTCGGCTATGTCCCCCAGCGGGAAAGCGTCGACTGGGATTTCCCTGTGGATGCTCTCGATGTCGTCACCATGGGGCTCTACCGCGAAATCGGCTGGTGCCTGCCTGTCCGCAAAAAACATCGGGAACGCGCGCTGGATGCCCTCGAACGCGTGGGCATCGCCGACTACGCCCGTCGCCAGATCAGCCAGCTCTCCGGCGGACAGCAGCAGCGGACCTTCCTCGCCCGCGCCCTGGTTCAGGACGCCGACCTGTACCTGATGGACGAACCCTTCGCCGCCGTCGATGCCGCGACGGAAAAAGCGATCGTCAAGATCCTGCAGGAAATGAAGCAGGCTGGCAAAACCGCTCTGGTGATTCACCACGATCTGCAGACCGTCCCCGAATACTTTGACTACGTCATCCTGCTCAACATGCGCGTCATCGATCATGGTCCCACCGCAGACGTTTTCACCCCCGAGAATCTGCAGAAAACCTACGGCGGCCGTCTCACCCTGCTCGAAGAAGCCACCGAAACCATGCGCCGCCGGGAGCAGTCTCTATGA
- a CDS encoding metal ABC transporter permease → MSRGARILLLLMLLLPGPALLAAEGKTVHKQQSITDRSIEWPAWEDWKRVFLMQDYNTRIVILGTTLLGMSAGMIGSFALLRKRALMGDALSHATLPGIAIAFIIASTLGLNGKSLPILLTGAAISGLLGIAGILLIRNLTRLKEDAALGIVLSVFFGAGIALLSIVQQMQTGHAAGLESFIYGKTASMVASDAWLIGGAGLSCVLIALLLYKELTLLCFDEGFADSRGFPVILLDTILMGLVVVVTIIGLQAVGLILMISLLVIPPAAARFWTEKMFWLTFVAVVLGALSGMIGSGMSAIFPNLPSGAMIVLVATTMFLFSMIFGVPRGILVRKYRRYELNTKVNRQHLLRGLYEYLETHQQLPIDVTENVQPVSLSALEQMRSWSLPALKKIIRRAQDERLVTQLSDNRIQLTLSGLKEAARVVHEHRLWELYLITYAEVASSKVDQDADAIEHVLEPEVIAELEVLLVRQSTEGILQSPHAIDLQQPPVTPTVREAT, encoded by the coding sequence ATGAGTCGCGGCGCGCGAATTCTGCTCCTGCTGATGCTCCTGCTCCCCGGCCCGGCCCTGCTGGCAGCCGAGGGAAAAACTGTGCATAAGCAGCAGTCCATCACCGATCGCAGTATCGAGTGGCCCGCCTGGGAAGACTGGAAACGCGTCTTCCTCATGCAGGACTACAACACCCGCATCGTGATCCTGGGCACCACCCTGCTCGGCATGTCCGCCGGCATGATCGGCAGCTTCGCCCTGCTCCGTAAACGTGCCCTGATGGGTGATGCTCTCAGCCACGCTACCCTGCCCGGGATCGCGATCGCCTTCATCATCGCCAGTACACTGGGCCTGAATGGAAAATCGCTCCCCATCCTGCTGACCGGTGCCGCGATCAGTGGTTTACTCGGCATCGCCGGTATTCTCCTGATTCGCAACCTGACCCGGCTCAAGGAAGATGCCGCCCTGGGAATCGTGCTGAGTGTCTTCTTCGGCGCTGGAATCGCACTGTTGAGCATTGTCCAGCAGATGCAGACCGGACACGCCGCCGGTCTCGAATCGTTTATCTACGGAAAAACGGCTTCCATGGTTGCCAGCGATGCCTGGCTGATCGGCGGTGCCGGCCTGAGTTGTGTACTGATTGCGTTGCTCCTCTACAAGGAACTGACACTGCTCTGCTTCGACGAAGGCTTTGCTGATTCGCGCGGCTTTCCCGTCATCCTGCTTGATACGATCCTGATGGGACTCGTCGTCGTCGTGACCATCATCGGCCTGCAGGCCGTGGGGCTGATCCTGATGATCTCACTGCTCGTAATCCCTCCCGCTGCTGCCCGTTTCTGGACCGAAAAAATGTTCTGGCTCACCTTCGTTGCAGTCGTGCTGGGTGCTCTCAGCGGGATGATCGGATCGGGCATGAGCGCCATCTTTCCCAATCTTCCCTCAGGGGCGATGATCGTCCTGGTCGCGACCACAATGTTTCTGTTCAGCATGATCTTCGGTGTGCCGCGTGGAATTCTGGTTCGCAAATACCGGCGTTACGAACTGAATACCAAAGTCAATCGGCAACACCTGCTGCGGGGCCTCTACGAATACCTGGAGACTCATCAGCAGCTTCCCATCGATGTCACGGAGAACGTACAGCCGGTCTCGCTCTCCGCCCTGGAACAGATGCGAAGCTGGTCCCTGCCCGCGCTCAAAAAAATCATCCGACGCGCCCAGGACGAACGCCTCGTCACACAACTCTCGGACAACCGCATACAGTTAACACTCTCCGGCTTGAAGGAAGCTGCCCGCGTGGTTCACGAACACCGCCTCTGGGAACTCTATCTGATTACCTACGCGGAAGTCGCTTCCAGCAAAGTCGATCAGGATGCTGACGCCATCGAACACGTCCTGGAACCGGAGGTGATCGCCGAGCTGGAAGTCCTGCTCGTCCGTCAGTCGACGGAAGGAATTCTGCAGAGCCCCCATGCCATTGATCTGCAGCAGCCCCCCGTCACTCCAACTGTCCGGGAGGCCACCTGA
- a CDS encoding menaquinone biosynthetic enzyme MqnA/MqnD family protein has protein sequence MSDLVPPPIRVGAVSYLNSKPLIQDLEDLAENAELMLDYPSLLADDLAAGRIDVGLIPSIEVIRSPDYEVISNACVATQGPVLSVKMYSRVPLGQIKRLALDMGSRTSATLVRIMLAEQYGVYPEVEPLPIEQTIDATTADAILLIGDRAIHTPSTKFAATWDLGEEWLRWTGLPFVFAMWAVRRDQETGSLETALCQARDRGVSMLDEIARREAPKLGIDVAVAESYLKNNLSFYLGSAERCGLQLFQELAIKTGLAPEGVPLVFRNCISAG, from the coding sequence ATGTCCGACCTGGTTCCACCCCCAATTCGCGTGGGGGCGGTCTCTTATCTCAATTCGAAGCCGCTGATACAGGATCTGGAAGATCTCGCGGAAAATGCTGAACTGATGTTAGATTATCCGAGCCTGTTGGCCGATGATCTGGCGGCAGGGCGAATCGACGTGGGTCTGATTCCCTCGATCGAAGTGATTCGCAGCCCTGACTACGAAGTGATTTCGAATGCCTGTGTGGCGACACAGGGGCCGGTGCTGAGTGTGAAAATGTATAGTCGCGTCCCTTTGGGTCAGATCAAGCGGCTGGCACTGGACATGGGATCGCGGACAAGTGCGACACTGGTGCGAATCATGCTGGCGGAACAGTACGGGGTGTATCCGGAAGTGGAACCGCTGCCGATCGAGCAGACCATCGATGCGACGACCGCAGATGCGATTCTGTTGATTGGGGACCGGGCGATTCATACACCAAGTACGAAATTTGCTGCCACCTGGGACCTGGGTGAGGAGTGGTTACGCTGGACGGGACTGCCGTTCGTGTTCGCGATGTGGGCCGTGCGGCGGGATCAGGAAACGGGATCGCTGGAGACCGCATTGTGTCAGGCACGCGACAGAGGGGTTTCCATGCTGGACGAGATTGCCCGGCGGGAAGCACCGAAGCTGGGCATTGACGTGGCGGTAGCGGAAAGTTATCTGAAGAACAATCTGAGTTTTTATCTGGGATCCGCCGAGCGTTGCGGATTGCAGCTGTTTCAAGAATTAGCCATTAAAACGGGACTTGCTCCCGAGGGGGTTCCTCTTGTCTTCCGAAATTGCATCTCTGCTGGATAA
- a CDS encoding metal ABC transporter permease, with protein MGGLEQWSWTLDGWIIVAGMLCAAATALLGNFLVLRKMSMLGDAITHAVLPGLAAAFLISDSRSSLPMFIGAVIAGILTALFTEWIRGFGKVDEGASMGVVFTSLFALGLVMIVQAADRVDLDPGCVLYGAIELTPADTVLVAGWEIPRVVVVLSIVFVINLLFVILFLKELKLSSFDPALATTTGFNATLIHYALMTLVAITAVASFEAVGNILVVAMFVVPPAAAYMLTDRLGVMLILSVLLAMLSAIIGHISAITVPYWFNFQSTSTAGMMAVSAGLLFVIAALFGPRHGVVIVFLRRQLLAWQILADDIVALMYRIEERDPELRPDALYLRDILFSRPLPTSLTLGYLVRHSQLVHANGTYTLTDTGRDRARQLVRSHRLWEHYLVEHAGMSAETIHRQAEQLEHFTDRELRDRLNADTLDTDQDPHGRPIPPEEHTP; from the coding sequence ATGGGAGGACTCGAACAGTGGAGCTGGACGTTGGATGGCTGGATCATCGTCGCGGGGATGCTGTGCGCTGCTGCGACTGCCCTGCTGGGTAATTTTCTAGTGCTCCGCAAGATGAGCATGCTCGGTGATGCGATCACTCACGCTGTCCTGCCGGGACTGGCCGCCGCCTTTTTGATCAGCGACTCGCGCAGCAGCCTGCCGATGTTTATCGGCGCCGTCATTGCCGGCATTCTGACCGCGCTGTTCACAGAATGGATTCGCGGCTTCGGAAAAGTGGACGAAGGCGCCTCAATGGGTGTCGTCTTCACCTCTCTGTTTGCCCTGGGACTGGTGATGATCGTCCAGGCCGCCGATCGCGTCGATCTCGATCCGGGTTGCGTGCTCTACGGTGCCATCGAACTCACGCCCGCCGACACCGTGCTCGTTGCCGGCTGGGAGATCCCCCGCGTGGTCGTTGTGCTCTCGATCGTATTCGTGATCAACCTGCTGTTCGTCATCCTGTTTCTCAAAGAGCTGAAGCTCAGTTCCTTCGACCCGGCCCTGGCCACCACCACCGGCTTCAATGCCACACTCATTCATTATGCGCTCATGACCCTGGTAGCGATCACCGCGGTTGCCAGCTTTGAAGCAGTCGGAAATATCCTGGTCGTCGCCATGTTCGTCGTGCCCCCCGCCGCCGCCTATATGCTCACCGACCGACTGGGAGTCATGCTGATCCTCAGTGTTCTGCTGGCGATGCTCTCCGCCATCATCGGTCATATCAGTGCCATCACCGTCCCCTACTGGTTCAATTTCCAGAGCACATCCACGGCCGGCATGATGGCGGTCTCAGCCGGTCTGCTGTTTGTGATCGCCGCCCTGTTCGGCCCCCGGCACGGCGTGGTAATCGTCTTCCTCCGTCGTCAGTTACTGGCCTGGCAGATCCTCGCGGATGACATCGTCGCCCTGATGTACCGCATTGAGGAACGGGATCCGGAGCTCAGACCCGACGCCCTCTACCTGCGGGACATCCTCTTTTCCCGTCCGTTGCCCACCAGCCTGACACTCGGCTACCTCGTTCGGCACAGCCAGCTCGTGCACGCCAATGGAACCTACACCCTGACCGACACCGGCCGCGACCGGGCCCGGCAACTCGTCCGCTCCCATCGCCTCTGGGAACACTACCTCGTCGAACACGCGGGCATGTCCGCTGAGACCATTCACCGCCAGGCTGAGCAACTGGAACATTTCACCGATCGGGAACTCCGCGACCGCCTCAACGCCGACACCCTCGACACCGACCAGGACCCTCACGGCCGCCCGATTCCCCCCGAAGAGCACACCCCCTGA
- the proC gene encoding pyrroline-5-carboxylate reductase, which yields MSDSRQMKVGFIGAGRMATALAGGLISSGFTSADNVCASDTYESAREKFNQETGADTLTSNITVAEQSDIVILAVKPQQLPGVLQELKGTITHKQLLVSIAAGSPLALFLETLGDSIRVIRVMPNTPCLVKQGASAFARGGKATEDDASLVDSLLSTVGIAVEVPESQLDAVTGLSGSGPAYVYQIIEALSDGGVRMGLPRHIATQLAAQTVKGAAEMVLETGEHPGALKDAVTSPGGTTIAGIHALESGGLRSSLMNAVAAATQRSIELGKKS from the coding sequence ATGTCAGACAGTAGACAAATGAAAGTCGGTTTTATTGGTGCAGGACGCATGGCGACCGCCCTGGCAGGGGGACTCATCTCCTCCGGTTTCACCTCCGCAGATAACGTCTGTGCCAGCGACACTTATGAATCCGCCCGGGAAAAATTCAACCAGGAAACCGGTGCTGATACACTCACCTCCAATATCACCGTGGCTGAACAGTCCGACATCGTCATCCTCGCGGTCAAACCGCAGCAGCTGCCCGGAGTCCTGCAGGAACTCAAAGGTACCATCACGCATAAACAGCTATTGGTCTCCATCGCCGCCGGCTCCCCGCTCGCACTCTTCCTGGAAACGCTGGGCGACTCGATCCGCGTCATCCGCGTGATGCCCAACACCCCCTGTCTGGTCAAACAGGGCGCCTCCGCCTTCGCCCGGGGAGGCAAAGCCACCGAAGACGATGCCAGCCTCGTCGACTCGCTGCTCTCCACGGTCGGTATCGCCGTCGAAGTCCCCGAATCGCAACTCGACGCCGTCACCGGTCTGTCCGGCTCCGGCCCCGCGTACGTCTATCAGATCATCGAAGCCCTCAGTGATGGTGGCGTCCGCATGGGACTGCCCCGTCACATCGCCACCCAGCTCGCTGCACAAACCGTCAAAGGGGCCGCCGAAATGGTTCTCGAAACGGGCGAACATCCCGGCGCGCTCAAAGACGCGGTCACCAGTCCGGGCGGCACCACGATCGCCGGCATTCACGCCCTCGAATCGGGAGGCCTCCGCAGCAGCCTGATGAATGCCGTCGCCGCCGCCACACAACGCTCCATCGAGTTGGGTAAAAAGTCCTGA
- a CDS encoding metal ABC transporter solute-binding protein, Zn/Mn family, protein MRKHFAFVLALICLAGCQSQENSTPEPKTGESGYTINYPIPVAATVGMVADLVKNVGQEYVDVHQIMGSGVDPHMHKASRDDVVTIMNSDIVFYSGLMLEGKMTDTLIKVSRNKPVFAVTELIDEKTLLEPEDFHGHYDPHVWMDVSAWAQCVDAVKDALIKYDPKHADVYENNAKAYKQQLEQLHEYGQKTLKTIPEDSRTLITSHDAFNYFGRAYGLDVQGVQGISTESEAGLKRINELVDLLVKKKIKAVFVESSVSKKNITALIEGARAQGHQIVIGGELFSDAMGEPGTYEGTYIGMLDHNMTTVARALGGTAPEKGMQDKLTH, encoded by the coding sequence ATGAGAAAGCACTTCGCTTTCGTCCTGGCGTTGATCTGTCTGGCTGGCTGCCAGTCGCAGGAAAATTCAACGCCTGAACCCAAAACCGGTGAATCCGGCTACACCATCAATTACCCGATTCCGGTCGCGGCAACAGTAGGAATGGTGGCGGATCTCGTCAAAAATGTGGGACAGGAATATGTGGACGTCCATCAGATTATGGGCTCCGGCGTCGATCCCCATATGCACAAAGCCAGCCGCGATGATGTCGTAACGATTATGAATTCGGACATCGTTTTCTACTCCGGCCTGATGCTGGAAGGCAAAATGACCGACACGCTGATCAAGGTCTCGCGCAACAAACCGGTCTTCGCCGTCACCGAGCTCATCGATGAAAAAACGCTCCTGGAACCGGAAGACTTTCACGGTCACTACGACCCCCATGTCTGGATGGATGTTTCCGCCTGGGCGCAGTGCGTCGATGCTGTCAAAGATGCCTTAATCAAATACGACCCCAAACATGCCGACGTCTATGAGAACAACGCCAAAGCCTACAAACAGCAGTTGGAACAACTTCACGAATACGGACAGAAAACCCTGAAAACAATCCCGGAAGACAGCCGCACACTGATCACCTCTCACGACGCCTTCAACTATTTCGGCCGCGCCTATGGGCTCGACGTCCAGGGCGTCCAGGGGATCTCCACCGAATCGGAAGCCGGTCTGAAAAGGATCAACGAACTCGTCGACCTGCTGGTGAAGAAAAAGATCAAGGCGGTCTTCGTGGAAAGCAGCGTTTCGAAAAAGAACATTACCGCTCTGATCGAAGGAGCCCGCGCTCAGGGACATCAGATCGTCATTGGAGGGGAACTCTTCTCCGATGCGATGGGGGAACCGGGAACCTACGAGGGGACCTATATCGGCATGCTCGATCACAACATGACTACCGTAGCCCGCGCGCTGGGGGGCACGGCACCCGAAAAAGGCATGCAGGACAAACTCACGCACTGA
- a CDS encoding DUF1501 domain-containing protein yields the protein MTGKHCSGPVNRREFMRIGSLALSGLSLPQLLSLRGEAAPTRPDTSVILLFLHGGPSQLETYDLKPDAPSDYRSLFNPISTNVPGMDLCELFPRQAKIADKFSLVRSLHHDVGIHSDGGIIVLTGKRPSKLDPTSQSKSEHPDFGSVTSVVRGLSDAGTPPYVSIPSKFYMVQPTYLGMQHGPFESTEPSSTSYRPPSLKLQAGMDGKHLLERRQLLKQFDRLRSDLDLTGDLHGNDKFRDLAFQMLTSPDAARSFEIDREPDSLRDRYGRNMWGQGCLLARRLAEAGCGVVSLFFNTPKTGQEFTNWDDHILNAGRPGHFAKYMQVRLPYMDQALATLIEDIHERSLDKKIMVVAVGEFGRTPRLSSNSSGTGRNHWPQAYTALFSGGNLKMGQVVGATNSKAEYPTHNPYTPQDMLATIYRHLGIDYSRSLVDHQGRPVPILPHGKPIAELT from the coding sequence ATGACGGGCAAACACTGCAGCGGACCGGTGAACCGACGCGAATTTATGCGCATCGGATCCCTCGCTCTGAGCGGTCTCTCACTCCCGCAACTGCTGTCTCTCCGTGGTGAAGCCGCCCCGACCCGACCTGACACATCCGTCATTCTGCTCTTCCTGCATGGCGGCCCCTCGCAACTGGAAACCTACGACCTTAAACCGGACGCCCCCTCGGACTACCGCTCCCTCTTCAATCCGATCTCCACGAATGTCCCGGGGATGGATCTCTGCGAACTCTTTCCGCGACAGGCCAAAATCGCAGATAAATTCTCGCTCGTCCGCTCCCTGCATCATGACGTCGGCATCCACAGCGATGGCGGGATCATTGTTCTCACCGGCAAACGTCCCTCCAAACTGGATCCCACTTCACAATCAAAAAGCGAACATCCCGACTTCGGTTCCGTCACCAGTGTGGTCCGGGGACTCTCCGATGCGGGTACGCCCCCCTATGTCTCGATCCCCTCGAAGTTCTACATGGTCCAACCCACTTACCTGGGCATGCAGCACGGACCTTTTGAATCGACCGAGCCTTCGTCAACCAGTTATCGTCCCCCTTCGCTGAAGCTGCAGGCAGGCATGGATGGGAAGCATCTGCTTGAACGCCGCCAGTTGCTCAAACAGTTCGATCGACTGCGCAGCGACCTCGATCTCACAGGTGACCTGCACGGCAATGACAAATTCCGCGACCTCGCCTTTCAGATGCTGACCAGCCCTGATGCCGCCCGTTCGTTCGAGATCGACCGTGAACCGGACAGCCTGCGTGACCGCTACGGACGCAACATGTGGGGCCAGGGCTGCCTGCTCGCCCGCCGTCTGGCGGAAGCCGGCTGTGGCGTCGTTTCTCTGTTCTTCAACACCCCGAAGACCGGACAGGAATTTACGAACTGGGACGATCACATTCTCAACGCGGGACGCCCCGGCCATTTCGCGAAATACATGCAGGTCCGCCTCCCCTACATGGATCAGGCCCTGGCCACACTCATCGAGGACATCCACGAACGCAGCCTGGACAAAAAAATCATGGTCGTCGCCGTCGGTGAATTTGGTCGCACTCCCCGACTCTCTTCCAACAGCTCGGGGACAGGACGCAACCACTGGCCCCAGGCTTACACGGCCCTCTTCTCAGGAGGCAATCTGAAAATGGGACAGGTCGTCGGGGCCACCAACTCCAAAGCCGAATACCCAACACACAATCCCTATACGCCTCAAGACATGCTGGCCACGATCTATCGTCACCTGGGCATCGATTACTCCCGCTCCCTCGTCGACCATCAGGGACGACCGGTTCCCATCCTGCCTCACGGCAAACCCATCGCCGAACTGACCTGA